Proteins co-encoded in one Balearica regulorum gibbericeps isolate bBalReg1 chromosome 16, bBalReg1.pri, whole genome shotgun sequence genomic window:
- the ROMO1 gene encoding reactive oxygen species modulator 1, whose translation MPVTVGPYGQSQPSCFDRVKMGFMMGFAVGMAAGALFGTFSCLRIGMRGRELMGGVGKTMMQSGGTFGTFMAIGMGIRC comes from the exons ATGCCTGTGACCGTGGGCCCGTACGGGCAATCGCAGCCCAGCTGCTTTGACAGAGTAAAGATGGGTTTCATGATGGGCTTTGCAGTGGGCATGGCAGCGGGAGCGCTGTTCGGCACGTTTTCCTGCCTCAG GATTGGCATGAGAGGACGAGAGCTGATGGGAGGAGTTGGCAAAACAATGATGCAAAGTGGTGGGACGTTTGGGACATTCATGGCAATCGGGATGGGAATCCGCTGCTAA